A genome region from Methanobacterium subterraneum includes the following:
- the nikR gene encoding nickel-responsive transcriptional regulator NikR, with protein sequence MRISMSLPKKLLNEFDEVLKDRGYQSRSKGIRDALKDYIVRYQWMKEMEGDRIGIIAVIYDHHYTGVMEDLTDIQHDFREYINAVMHVHMTEKHCLEVVVVKGDVKYIRDLTEKIMRLKGVEHVKLTSTASGQN encoded by the coding sequence ATGAGAATAAGCATGTCATTACCCAAAAAGTTGTTAAACGAATTCGATGAAGTATTAAAAGATAGAGGATACCAATCCCGATCCAAAGGCATCAGAGACGCATTAAAAGATTATATCGTCAGATACCAGTGGATGAAAGAAATGGAAGGGGACCGTATCGGAATTATCGCCGTGATCTACGACCACCACTATACCGGAGTAATGGAAGACCTTACTGACATCCAGCACGACTTCCGAGAATACATCAACGCTGTTATGCACGTGCACATGACTGAAAAACACTGCCTGGAAGTAGTAGTTGTTAAAGGAGACGTTAAATACATCCGAGACCTCACCGAAAAAATCATGAGACTCAAAGGAGTAGAACACGTTAAACTAACCAGTACTGCCAGCGGACAAAATTAA